From the Leptolyngbya sp. O-77 genome, one window contains:
- a CDS encoding response regulator, with product MTRALAFNPGVAADRSQKRRSQMAAALALKLERERRREAQMAETAALKKIVVVDDHELVLNSTVEALKQQYADAQITTAQTAASALAQIAQAQPDLAVVDLALPAQPGQPSRPDVGLQLLRTLMQQYPTLNIVVQSANAKSLVRLKPAINAHEGGFIIADKSLSLKEMLTKVEWAMQGLVFTPKEMRTGLEIKPEWLEVLRLAFQEGLQDKAIAERMNVAERTVRHYWTQVQDALGVYPDTGKNNRIQTEIRAREEGLID from the coding sequence ATGACCCGAGCATTAGCCTTTAACCCCGGTGTCGCGGCGGACAGGAGCCAAAAACGGCGATCGCAAATGGCCGCAGCGCTTGCGCTTAAGCTAGAAAGGGAGAGACGACGGGAGGCGCAAATGGCGGAAACCGCTGCACTCAAGAAAATTGTTGTCGTGGATGACCACGAACTCGTGCTAAACAGCACAGTGGAAGCGCTAAAGCAGCAGTATGCCGATGCCCAAATCACTACTGCCCAAACCGCAGCCAGCGCCCTTGCCCAAATTGCTCAAGCCCAGCCTGATCTGGCAGTAGTGGACTTGGCGCTGCCCGCACAGCCCGGCCAGCCCTCGCGCCCGGACGTGGGATTGCAACTGCTGCGGACGCTGATGCAGCAATATCCTACTCTCAACATCGTGGTGCAAAGCGCCAATGCCAAATCGCTGGTGCGGCTAAAGCCTGCGATCAATGCCCACGAAGGCGGCTTTATTATTGCCGACAAGAGCCTGTCGCTAAAGGAAATGTTAACCAAGGTGGAGTGGGCAATGCAGGGGCTCGTGTTTACGCCAAAGGAAATGCGAACTGGGTTGGAAATCAAACCAGAGTGGTTGGAGGTGCTGCGGTTGGCGTTTCAGGAAGGGCTGCAAGATAAGGCGATCGCCGAACGGATGAACGTCGCCGAGCGCACCGTCCGCCACTATTGGACGCAGGTGCAAGACGCGCTGGGCGTGTATCCCGACACGGGTAAAAACAACCGCATCCAGACCGAAATCCGCGCCCGCGAAGAAGGGCTGATCGACTAG
- a CDS encoding CHASE2 domain-containing protein: MSKRQTPWTALRREWRIWKAGALPGLAVIGLVALLRLTGGLQVLELLALDALLRLRPAEPTDPHILIVGIDEDDIQAIGQYPIPDEQLAALIRTLQQAAPTAIALDLYRDLPQEPGSAELAALFRSQPNLFGIEKVIGRAIAPPADLPDTQVGFSDLPTDLDGKLRRSALGSYNAAKTEFRLSLAQRLAERFLSDRGVSLEGGLRDPYAMRFGPAELPRTQPNTGSYRQLQPMEVETLLFFRSGDRPFEIVTLREVLAGQVSAEKVRDRIVLIGMVAPSVRDTFNSVAAVTSVPEMAAGTLAGVEAHAHATSQIIQAALYGRPLLRGWAEPWEYGWLILWGILGIGLGRFLVSPLRILAGLGLGLIILLGLCFALLLAGWWVPLVPALLAFFLNGVGLTAALFYRHQQDLKLQLRDRQYVIDHTFNAIHSGPLQTLSRLLSKTRSGHLPESQWETELELLNRELRVVYDSVRKEILTEDGSLYLSEDQALDLNGPFEEALYEVYDYTLRRDFDCFRTLKLRLTTFEPLETSGLTMEHKRELCRFLEETLCNVGKYAVGTTQLNVVCKQEDGNNLIRVIDNGKGFESEKSVKSSAVGGRGTQIAESIANQLGGKFRREPITPHGTLCELKWNPSKIRFWM, translated from the coding sequence ATGAGTAAGCGACAAACGCCCTGGACTGCGCTGCGGCGCGAGTGGCGCATCTGGAAAGCAGGGGCGCTGCCAGGGTTGGCAGTGATTGGGCTGGTGGCGCTGCTAAGGCTGACGGGCGGCCTGCAAGTGCTGGAGTTGCTGGCGCTGGATGCGCTGCTGCGGCTGCGTCCGGCAGAACCCACCGACCCGCACATCCTGATCGTCGGCATCGACGAAGACGACATTCAGGCGATCGGGCAGTATCCGATTCCCGATGAGCAACTGGCGGCGCTGATCCGAACGTTGCAACAGGCAGCGCCAACGGCGATCGCCCTTGACCTCTACCGAGACTTGCCCCAGGAGCCGGGCAGCGCAGAGCTGGCGGCCCTGTTTCGCAGCCAGCCCAACCTGTTTGGCATTGAAAAAGTGATTGGACGGGCGATCGCCCCGCCCGCCGACCTGCCCGATACCCAAGTTGGCTTTTCAGACCTGCCCACCGATCTGGATGGCAAGCTTCGCCGCAGCGCCCTCGGTAGCTACAACGCAGCCAAGACCGAGTTTCGCCTGTCGCTGGCGCAGCGTCTGGCAGAGCGATTTTTGTCTGATCGCGGCGTGTCTCTGGAAGGCGGTCTTCGTGATCCCTATGCCATGCGGTTTGGCCCGGCAGAACTGCCGCGCACCCAACCCAACACGGGCAGCTATCGCCAGTTGCAGCCGATGGAAGTAGAAACGCTGCTGTTCTTTCGCAGCGGCGATCGCCCGTTTGAGATCGTCACCCTGCGCGAGGTGCTGGCGGGGCAGGTTTCAGCAGAAAAAGTGCGCGATCGCATCGTGCTGATTGGCATGGTCGCCCCCAGCGTGCGCGACACCTTCAACTCGGTGGCCGCCGTCACCAGCGTCCCAGAGATGGCGGCGGGAACCCTCGCCGGAGTCGAAGCCCACGCCCACGCCACCAGCCAGATCATTCAAGCCGCGCTCTACGGGCGGCCGCTGCTGCGCGGCTGGGCAGAACCCTGGGAATATGGCTGGCTGATTCTTTGGGGCATTTTGGGCATCGGGCTGGGGCGGTTTCTGGTCAGTCCCCTGCGGATTCTGGCGGGGCTGGGGCTGGGGTTAATCATTTTGCTGGGGCTGTGCTTTGCGCTGCTGCTGGCGGGCTGGTGGGTGCCGCTGGTGCCTGCGCTGCTGGCGTTTTTCCTGAATGGCGTGGGGCTGACGGCAGCACTCTTCTATCGCCATCAGCAAGATTTGAAACTGCAACTGCGCGATCGCCAATATGTCATCGACCACACCTTCAACGCCATCCACAGCGGCCCGCTGCAAACCCTGTCGCGCCTGCTCAGCAAAACCCGCTCAGGCCACCTGCCCGAAAGCCAGTGGGAAACCGAGCTAGAGCTTCTCAACCGAGAACTGCGCGTCGTCTACGATTCGGTTCGCAAAGAAATCCTGACAGAAGATGGCAGCCTCTACCTCTCCGAAGATCAGGCCCTCGACCTGAATGGCCCCTTCGAGGAAGCGCTGTACGAAGTCTATGACTACACGCTGCGGCGAGATTTTGACTGCTTCAGAACCTTGAAGTTGCGACTGACTACCTTCGAGCCGTTAGAGACTTCTGGACTTACGATGGAACACAAAAGAGAACTCTGTCGGTTTTTAGAAGAGACGCTGTGCAACGTTGGCAAGTATGCTGTTGGAACCACACAGTTGAACGTTGTGTGCAAGCAGGAAGACGGGAATAATCTCATCCGCGTGATTGACAACGGCAAGGGATTTGAATCAGAAAAATCTGTCAAATCCTCTGCGGTCGGAGGGCGCGGCACACAAATTGCGGAAAGCATCGCGAACCAGCTTGGCGGGAAGTTTCGTCGAGAGCCAATCACGCCTCACGGAACACTGTGTGAGTTGAAATGGAACCCCAGTAAGATTCGATTTTGGATGTGA
- a CDS encoding DUF928 domain-containing protein, whose protein sequence is MTRRSRFHRLSRRRVLPPAIATGCVLGLTLLGVLFPATVGQAKPSQPPAALKSYMPPPPNSGYQAPAPGGGVRTFVGAEQQSSCTSRTNLPLLALAPQFHQGQTSTRRPTLAWYVPGDVPGSLAIQVFRGTLRDFERETEPPLLDETLISRAGIMTWTVPQDLAVGETYVWRVVLVCDSNRPSLNLRDVAEFVVVAPTAARSADPVRDAQQMAESGIWYDALALTLSSPASPQLRSLRIRMLEALADLESRNDSVQAAIRVQALRRIVAAEQ, encoded by the coding sequence ATGACCCGGCGTTCGCGTTTTCATCGACTATCCAGGCGGCGTGTTCTGCCCCCGGCGATCGCCACTGGATGCGTGCTGGGGCTTACCCTCCTGGGTGTCTTATTCCCGGCAACCGTCGGGCAGGCAAAACCCTCGCAGCCCCCCGCTGCGCTCAAGTCCTACATGCCGCCGCCGCCAAATTCAGGCTATCAAGCACCCGCCCCTGGCGGCGGGGTCAGAACCTTTGTCGGTGCTGAGCAGCAGAGCAGTTGCACCAGCCGCACCAACCTACCGCTGCTCGCCCTTGCGCCCCAGTTTCACCAGGGGCAGACCAGCACCCGCCGACCGACCCTCGCCTGGTATGTGCCTGGAGATGTGCCGGGAAGCCTGGCGATTCAGGTATTTCGGGGAACCCTGCGGGATTTTGAACGAGAAACTGAGCCGCCGCTGCTAGACGAAACCCTCATCAGCCGCGCGGGCATCATGACCTGGACGGTGCCGCAGGATCTCGCGGTGGGTGAAACCTACGTGTGGCGCGTGGTGCTGGTGTGCGACAGCAATCGCCCGTCGCTGAACCTGCGCGATGTGGCGGAGTTTGTGGTGGTTGCGCCGACTGCGGCGCGTTCGGCAGACCCCGTGCGCGATGCCCAGCAGATGGCCGAAAGCGGCATCTGGTACGATGCCCTGGCGCTGACGCTCAGTTCGCCAGCATCGCCCCAACTGCGATCGCTCCGCATCAGGATGCTAGAAGCCCTGGCCGATCTAGAATCCCGCAACGATAGTGTGCAAGCCGCTATCCGCGTTCAGGCGTTGCGTCGGATTGTGGCGGCAGAGCAATAG
- a CDS encoding DUF3086 domain-containing protein codes for MNPDESNEDFFDSDEEKPSQSADANFTPSSSEMPDGAVAPLSLAAPTPQPGNDESSVGAIASSDETSHSEFSPEGASDPAPLDLSEGETGDWIAASQPSAEPTAAQADGSMDSDDDSPTAIAARVAALRAQEQDLKRAIAQLQADFAATERMLGRLARESLGELEQRKQALQVSVEQLERRQERIRAEMRSTFAGSSQDIAIRIQGFKDYLVGSLQDLVTLADDLKLSAPPPRERERDREREKEREEPAPKPKFGEPAFQEETRQIRKLLEQYRTSPDYYGPAWQLRRTFEPVHAERVANWFFTQGGRGATRTMGSRLQNILVASAIISILRKLYGPKVRTLILADTPERLGEWRRGLQDCLGISRTDFGADQGVVLFEAPEPLAQRADRLLKQKQLPLIIMDESEDVVNLSLLQFPLWIAFASDPTRPMVY; via the coding sequence ATGAACCCAGACGAATCCAACGAAGATTTTTTTGACTCGGACGAGGAGAAGCCTTCTCAGTCCGCCGATGCGAATTTCACCCCCTCCTCCAGCGAAATGCCCGACGGTGCCGTTGCGCCGCTCAGCCTTGCGGCTCCAACCCCGCAGCCCGGTAATGACGAGAGCAGCGTCGGGGCGATCGCCAGTTCAGACGAGACGAGCCATTCGGAGTTTTCGCCAGAAGGTGCGTCTGACCCTGCGCCCTTAGACCTGTCTGAGGGAGAGACCGGCGACTGGATTGCAGCATCACAGCCCAGTGCGGAGCCGACGGCCGCTCAAGCGGATGGGTCAATGGATTCCGATGATGACTCTCCAACGGCGATCGCCGCACGGGTTGCTGCCCTCAGAGCGCAAGAGCAAGACCTGAAGCGGGCGATCGCCCAACTCCAGGCCGATTTTGCCGCCACCGAGCGAATGCTGGGTCGCCTGGCCCGCGAAAGTTTGGGCGAGTTGGAACAGCGGAAACAAGCCCTGCAAGTGTCTGTAGAACAGTTGGAGCGTCGCCAGGAGCGCATTCGCGCCGAAATGCGGAGTACCTTTGCAGGCAGTTCGCAAGATATCGCCATCCGCATCCAGGGCTTCAAAGATTACCTGGTGGGCAGCCTGCAAGATTTAGTGACGCTGGCGGATGACCTGAAACTGTCTGCACCGCCACCGCGAGAGCGGGAGCGCGATCGAGAGCGGGAAAAAGAGCGCGAAGAACCCGCCCCCAAGCCTAAGTTCGGCGAACCTGCGTTTCAAGAAGAAACCCGGCAGATCCGCAAACTGCTGGAGCAATATCGCACCTCGCCCGACTATTATGGCCCCGCCTGGCAACTGCGCCGCACCTTCGAGCCTGTCCACGCCGAGCGCGTTGCCAACTGGTTCTTTACTCAGGGCGGCCGCGGCGCAACCCGAACGATGGGGTCTCGCCTGCAAAACATCCTGGTGGCCTCGGCGATTATCTCCATCCTGCGGAAGCTGTATGGTCCCAAGGTGCGGACGCTGATTCTGGCAGACACGCCAGAACGGCTGGGCGAGTGGCGGCGCGGTCTGCAAGACTGCCTCGGCATTTCCCGCACCGATTTTGGGGCAGACCAGGGCGTGGTGCTGTTTGAAGCGCCGGAGCCTCTGGCCCAGCGGGCCGATCGCCTGCTCAAGCAAAAGCAGCTACCGCTGATCATCATGGACGAGTCGGAAGACGTGGTCAACCTGTCGCTGCTGCAATTCCCGCTGTGGATTGCCTTCGCCAGTGATCCTACCCGCCCAATGGTGTATTAG
- a CDS encoding DUF3119 family protein produces MNSPSAIAPTDTVTLAPSYRLPIGLLLLALPLVWLQVWVGAAVGLFGVFLLVQTATLRLQFTATALDIFRGETLIRRFPYQDWQNWAIFWPPVPILFYFKEVNSIHFLPILFDPKALQACLEQRCPTVSE; encoded by the coding sequence GTGAACTCACCCTCTGCGATCGCCCCTACGGATACTGTGACGCTTGCGCCCAGCTATCGATTGCCCATCGGACTCCTGCTGCTGGCGCTGCCGCTGGTGTGGCTCCAGGTTTGGGTCGGTGCGGCGGTTGGGCTGTTTGGCGTGTTCCTGCTGGTGCAAACCGCAACGCTGCGGCTCCAATTTACCGCCACTGCCCTCGACATCTTTCGTGGCGAAACGCTCATCCGCCGTTTTCCCTATCAGGACTGGCAAAACTGGGCGATTTTCTGGCCGCCCGTGCCGATTCTCTTCTATTTCAAAGAGGTGAACAGTATCCATTTTTTGCCAATTCTATTTGACCCCAAAGCCCTACAAGCCTGCCTGGAGCAGCGCTGTCCGACCGTTTCCGAGTAA
- a CDS encoding MlaE family lipid ABC transporter permease subunit: MSTELGNSSLGRWWRRLVAAVFLGGQVLVHLLTGKIHVRNTSEQMAVVGPESLPINLLTALTVGMVFTIGVAREFIAFGAGTAVGGVLAIALSRELAPLVTAIVVTGRIGSAFAAEIGTMQVTEQIDALYMLKTDPIDYLVIPRVIACCLMLPLLTVLSFVTGMAGGAILAESLYNISTQVFLDSAQNLLREWDLISALIKSVVFGALIAIIGCSWGLTTTGGAKGVGQSTTAAVVTALLAIFVSNFFMSWLMFRSIDTGASF, encoded by the coding sequence TTGAGTACGGAGTTGGGAAATTCGAGTTTGGGGCGCTGGTGGCGACGGCTCGTGGCAGCAGTGTTTCTGGGCGGGCAGGTGCTGGTCCACCTGCTAACGGGCAAAATCCACGTCCGCAATACGTCAGAGCAAATGGCCGTCGTGGGGCCAGAGTCGTTGCCCATCAACCTGCTGACTGCGCTGACCGTAGGGATGGTGTTTACCATCGGCGTGGCGCGAGAATTCATCGCCTTTGGGGCAGGAACGGCGGTGGGGGGCGTTTTGGCGATCGCCCTCTCGCGGGAACTGGCCCCTCTGGTCACGGCGATCGTGGTCACAGGGCGCATCGGGTCTGCCTTTGCGGCGGAAATCGGCACCATGCAAGTGACGGAGCAAATCGACGCGCTCTACATGCTGAAAACCGACCCCATCGACTACCTGGTTATTCCCCGCGTCATTGCCTGCTGCCTCATGCTGCCGCTGCTGACGGTGTTGTCCTTCGTCACGGGAATGGCAGGCGGCGCAATTCTGGCGGAGTCGCTTTACAATATCTCGACGCAGGTTTTTCTCGACTCTGCCCAAAACCTCTTGCGAGAGTGGGATTTGATCAGCGCCTTGATCAAGTCGGTGGTGTTTGGGGCGCTGATTGCCATCATCGGCTGTAGCTGGGGCCTCACCACCACGGGCGGCGCAAAAGGGGTTGGTCAATCCACCACTGCCGCCGTGGTGACAGCGCTGCTAGCGATCTTTGTCAGCAACTTTTTCATGTCTTGGCTCATGTTCAGAAGCATCGACACTGGCGCTTCGTTCTGA
- a CDS encoding LD-carboxypeptidase, producing the protein MRPCLPPAPLKPGDLLRVITPSGALREMEAFHLGVEIWRSHGYRVEVPPHIDKRWGYLAGTDLERREQFADAWNDPKCRGILCARGGYGGTRLLEEWDWGTAEPKWLIGFSDITSLLWGLAQQGISGVHGPVLTTLCVEPDWSVERLIHYVEGKPLAPLKGDGWGGGMAKGLLLPANLTVATHLLHTPLQPDLNGVILALEDVMEAPYRIDRMLTQWRMSGLLSQVRGVALGRFSQCDAPQHIPSFSVEGVLSDRLSDLGIPVVSDLPFGHDGSNAALPVGVPVWLDGDRGILSFEGE; encoded by the coding sequence ATGCGTCCCTGCCTGCCTCCTGCGCCGCTCAAACCTGGCGATTTGCTGCGTGTGATTACTCCCAGTGGGGCCCTGCGAGAGATGGAGGCGTTTCATCTGGGCGTGGAAATTTGGCGATCGCACGGCTATCGAGTCGAGGTGCCGCCCCACATCGACAAGCGCTGGGGCTATCTGGCAGGAACCGATCTGGAGCGGCGCGAGCAGTTTGCCGATGCCTGGAATGACCCAAAGTGTCGCGGCATTCTCTGTGCGCGGGGCGGCTATGGCGGCACTCGCCTGCTGGAGGAATGGGACTGGGGCACAGCGGAACCCAAGTGGCTGATTGGCTTTTCGGACATTACTAGCCTGCTGTGGGGGCTGGCGCAGCAGGGCATCTCCGGCGTGCATGGGCCTGTGCTGACCACGCTGTGCGTCGAGCCAGACTGGTCGGTGGAACGGCTGATCCATTATGTAGAAGGCAAGCCCCTTGCCCCGCTGAAGGGCGATGGCTGGGGCGGCGGCATGGCCAAGGGGCTGCTGCTGCCTGCAAACCTGACCGTGGCGACGCATTTGCTGCATACGCCGCTCCAGCCTGATCTGAATGGCGTAATCCTGGCGCTGGAGGATGTGATGGAAGCGCCCTACCGCATCGACCGAATGCTGACCCAGTGGCGCATGAGCGGCTTGCTGTCGCAGGTGCGCGGCGTTGCGCTGGGCCGCTTTAGCCAGTGCGACGCGCCGCAGCACATCCCCAGCTTTTCGGTGGAGGGGGTGTTGAGCGATCGCCTCAGTGATTTGGGCATTCCGGTCGTGTCTGATCTGCCCTTTGGCCACGACGGCAGCAATGCAGCGCTGCCCGTTGGTGTACCCGTCTGGCTGGATGGCGATCGCGGCATCCTCAGCTTTGAAGGCGAATAA